The following are encoded together in the Actinoplanes sp. N902-109 genome:
- the pflB gene encoding formate C-acetyltransferase, whose product MATNSHDAWRGFRGNGWRDTIDVGRFIHDNYQPYEGGPQFLTGPTHRTERIWRELQRMFVEERRRGIYDVDTHTPAGITSHAPGYLDKDHELIVGLQTSAPLRRAIMPNGGLRMVEAGLKAYGYHLDPAVREIFSRHRKTHNDGVFDAYPADVKAARRAHIITGLPDAYGRGRIIGDYRRVALYGVDRLIAERREHKESLDAPLSSEAVIRDREELAEQIRALDELKQMAAGYGYDISGPAGTGREAIQWLYFAYLGATKEQNGAAMSLGRTSSFIDIYLQRDVADGVLDEQRAQELIDDFIIKLRIIRFLRTPEYDQLFSGDPTWVTEALGGIGCDGRPLVTRTSFRYLQTLYNLGPAPEPNLTVLWSPALPDGFKRFCAQVSIDTSAIQYENDELIRPAYSDDTAIACCVSAMRVGKDMQFFGARANLAKALLYAVNGGRDELTGEQVAPPRPPIESDVLDYDEVLTAFDATLDWLAETYVDALNVIHYMHDKYAYERLEMALHDFPVHRFLATGIAGLSVAADSLSAIRYAQVKVLRNADGLAVDYQVDGDFPAFGNNDERADAIAVDLVERFMAKIRRQPAYRGADPSLSVLTITSNVVYGKNTGNTPDGRRAGEPFAPGANPMNGRDKHGMVAAALSVAKLPYRSARDGISLTITVTPDGLGHTRADRIAGLAGVLDGYADGGGFHMNVNVLDRATLEDAMAHPEKYPQLTIRVSGYAVNFVKLTTEQQRDVIARTFHGSL is encoded by the coding sequence ATGGCCACCAACAGCCACGACGCCTGGCGCGGATTCCGCGGGAACGGCTGGCGCGACACGATCGATGTCGGCCGGTTCATCCACGACAACTACCAGCCCTACGAGGGCGGCCCGCAGTTCCTCACCGGACCGACGCACCGCACCGAGCGGATCTGGCGGGAGCTGCAGCGCATGTTCGTCGAGGAACGCCGCCGCGGGATCTACGACGTGGACACCCACACACCGGCCGGCATCACCTCGCACGCCCCGGGCTATCTGGACAAGGACCACGAGCTGATCGTGGGGCTGCAGACCAGCGCGCCGCTGCGCCGCGCGATCATGCCCAACGGCGGGCTGCGGATGGTGGAGGCCGGGCTCAAGGCGTACGGCTACCACCTCGACCCCGCCGTACGGGAGATCTTCTCCCGGCACCGCAAGACCCACAACGACGGCGTGTTCGACGCCTACCCGGCCGACGTCAAGGCGGCCCGCCGCGCGCACATCATCACCGGCCTGCCCGACGCGTACGGCCGGGGCCGGATCATCGGCGACTACCGGCGCGTCGCGTTGTACGGCGTGGACCGGCTGATCGCCGAGCGCCGCGAGCACAAGGAATCGCTCGACGCCCCGTTGTCCTCGGAAGCCGTGATCCGCGACCGCGAGGAACTGGCCGAGCAGATCCGCGCGCTCGACGAGCTCAAGCAGATGGCGGCCGGCTACGGCTACGACATCTCCGGCCCGGCGGGCACCGGCCGCGAGGCGATCCAGTGGCTCTACTTCGCCTATCTGGGCGCCACCAAGGAGCAGAACGGCGCCGCGATGTCGCTGGGCCGTACCTCGTCGTTCATCGACATCTACCTGCAGCGCGACGTTGCCGACGGGGTGCTGGACGAGCAGCGGGCGCAGGAATTGATCGACGACTTCATCATCAAGCTGCGGATCATCCGGTTCCTGCGCACCCCGGAGTACGACCAGCTGTTCTCCGGCGACCCGACCTGGGTGACCGAGGCGCTGGGCGGCATCGGCTGCGACGGCCGGCCGCTGGTGACCCGGACGAGCTTCCGCTACCTGCAGACGCTGTACAACCTCGGACCGGCGCCCGAGCCCAACCTGACCGTGCTGTGGTCGCCGGCACTGCCCGACGGGTTCAAGCGGTTCTGCGCGCAGGTGTCGATCGACACCAGTGCCATCCAGTACGAGAACGACGAGCTGATCCGCCCGGCCTACAGCGACGACACCGCGATCGCGTGCTGCGTGTCGGCCATGCGGGTGGGCAAGGACATGCAGTTCTTCGGGGCCCGGGCCAACCTGGCCAAGGCGCTGCTGTACGCCGTCAACGGCGGCCGCGACGAGCTGACCGGGGAGCAGGTCGCCCCGCCCCGCCCGCCGATCGAGTCGGACGTGCTCGACTACGACGAGGTGCTGACGGCGTTCGATGCCACGCTGGACTGGCTGGCCGAGACCTATGTGGACGCGCTCAACGTCATCCACTACATGCATGACAAGTACGCCTACGAGCGGCTCGAGATGGCCCTGCACGACTTCCCGGTGCACCGCTTCCTGGCGACCGGGATCGCCGGGCTCTCGGTGGCCGCCGACAGCCTCAGCGCGATCAGGTACGCCCAGGTCAAGGTCCTGCGCAATGCCGACGGGCTGGCCGTGGACTACCAGGTCGACGGCGACTTCCCGGCGTTCGGCAACAACGACGAACGGGCCGACGCGATCGCCGTGGACCTGGTCGAGCGGTTCATGGCCAAGATCCGCCGGCAGCCGGCGTACCGGGGCGCCGACCCGAGCCTGTCGGTGCTGACCATCACGTCGAACGTGGTGTACGGCAAGAACACCGGCAACACCCCCGACGGCCGGCGCGCCGGGGAGCCGTTCGCACCCGGCGCCAACCCGATGAACGGCCGGGACAAGCACGGCATGGTCGCCGCCGCGCTGTCGGTCGCCAAGCTGCCCTATCGCTCGGCGCGCGACGGCATCTCGCTGACCATCACCGTCACCCCCGACGGCCTCGGTCACACCCGCGCCGATCGCATCGCCGGCCTGGCCGGGGTGCTCGACGGCTATGCCGACGGCGGGGGCTTCCACATGAACGTCAACGTGCTCGACCGCGCCACGCTCGAGGACGCCATGGCCCACCCGGAGAAGTACCCGCAACTGACGATCCGGGTCTCCGGGTATGCCGTCAACTTCGTCAAGCTGACCACCGAGCAGCAGCGTGACGTCATCGCCCGCACGTTCCACGGGTCGCTGTGA
- the adhP gene encoding alcohol dehydrogenase AdhP, with the protein MRAAVVTGFDQPVQVKEVPVPEPGPGQIQVRIEASGLCHTDIHAARGDWPVKPAPPFVPGHEGVGIVERTGPGVTEHRVGDRVAVPWLGHACGTCEYCITGWETLCEQQLNTGYAIDGGHAEFLVADARYAVAVPAGLDPAEAAPLTCAGVTTYKAVKVGGVTPGDRVAIFGVGGLGHLALQYAQIFGGETIAVDVTEEKLALAKQLGAAHVVNAATTDPVAAIEALGGADVAVVLAADPTVLEQAHAALRRGGRLVLVSLPKDNTMALPIFQTVLKGIRVIGSIVGSRADLAAVFRLHAAGRTRVILQTRPLEQINDAIDEVLAGRVPARLVLIP; encoded by the coding sequence ATGCGCGCAGCCGTGGTCACCGGCTTCGACCAGCCCGTGCAGGTCAAGGAGGTGCCCGTCCCGGAACCGGGGCCGGGCCAGATCCAGGTCCGGATCGAGGCGAGCGGGCTGTGCCACACCGACATCCACGCCGCCCGCGGCGACTGGCCGGTCAAGCCTGCCCCGCCGTTCGTGCCGGGGCACGAGGGCGTCGGCATCGTGGAGCGCACCGGGCCGGGCGTCACCGAGCACCGGGTCGGCGACCGGGTCGCTGTCCCCTGGCTCGGGCACGCATGCGGCACCTGCGAGTACTGCATCACCGGCTGGGAGACGCTGTGCGAGCAGCAGCTCAACACCGGCTACGCGATCGACGGCGGGCATGCCGAGTTCCTGGTGGCCGACGCCCGGTATGCGGTCGCGGTGCCCGCCGGGCTGGACCCCGCCGAGGCGGCCCCGCTCACCTGCGCCGGGGTCACCACGTACAAGGCGGTCAAGGTCGGCGGGGTGACGCCGGGCGACCGGGTGGCGATCTTCGGGGTCGGCGGGCTGGGGCATCTCGCGCTGCAGTACGCGCAGATCTTCGGCGGGGAGACCATCGCGGTGGACGTGACCGAGGAGAAGCTGGCCCTGGCCAAGCAGCTCGGCGCCGCGCACGTGGTCAACGCCGCCACCACCGACCCGGTGGCGGCGATCGAGGCGCTCGGCGGGGCCGACGTGGCCGTGGTGCTGGCGGCCGACCCCACGGTGCTGGAGCAGGCGCACGCCGCGCTGCGCCGGGGCGGCCGGTTGGTGCTGGTGTCGCTGCCCAAGGACAACACGATGGCGCTGCCGATCTTCCAGACGGTGCTCAAGGGGATCCGGGTGATCGGTTCGATCGTGGGCAGCCGGGCCGATCTGGCCGCGGTGTTCCGGCTGCACGCCGCCGGGCGTACCCGGGTGATCCTGCAGACCCGCCCGCTGGAACAGATCAACGACGCGATCGACGAGGTGCTGGCCGGCCGGGTGCCGGCGCGGCTCGTGCTGATTCCCTGA
- the ppdK gene encoding pyruvate, phosphate dikinase: protein MTRYVYDFSEGNKDLKDLLGGKGANLAEMTRMGLPVPPGFTVSTEACREYLRTGKLPPGLPAEVENHLRLVQERTGKVFGDAHDPLLLSVRSGAKFSMPGMMETILDIGLNDSTVAGLARRSSDGRFAWDSYRRLIQMFGRTVMDVPAQAFDDELAALGGLEAQLSIEQLQDLVTSYQKVFHAHTGRDFPQAPHEQLFLAISAVFRSWNAERARIYRRQERIPEDLGTAVNVMAMVFGNRGADSGTGVAFTRDPATGRRGSYGDYLQNAQGEDVVAGIRNTVGLTELATIDPASHVQLLSIMERLEQRYRDLCDIEFTIENGKLWMLQTRVGKRTPAAAFVIAAQLVDEGTITLDEALQRVSGEQLAQLMFPSFDTTAAPPPLTTGVPASPGAAVGAIVFDSAAAAASAEPVILVRRETNPDDLPGMIAAQGILTSRGGKTSHAAVVARGMGKTCVCGADELTIDGGTLSVGGRTLHAGDVISIDGTTGKVYPGSVPVHPSAVVRLFEGELTAHGDPLLSAVHRLMVHAGYTARLGVHANADTAADAARARRFGATGVGLCRTEHMFLGARRQLVERLILAGDDAEREAALAALLPLQRTDFEELFAAMDGLPVTVRLIDPPLHEFLPPLEDLTARVARAEALGEDPGRDGLLLTAVRRMHEQNPMLGLRGVRLGLVIPGLFAMQVRAIAQAAAARVAAGGDPRPEIMVPLVGAVQELETVRSEAETVLAGVPGTPPIRIGTMIEVPRAALTAGEIAGAAEFFSFGTNDLTQMTWGFSRDDVEGAFFGRYLQLGVFAASPFETIDTAGVGELVRIAVERGRATRPDLTVGVCGEHGGDPASVRFFAGAGLDYVSCSPFRVPIARLEAGRAAVQASGSDSR from the coding sequence ATGACCAGATACGTGTACGACTTCAGCGAGGGCAACAAGGACCTCAAGGACCTGCTCGGCGGCAAGGGGGCCAACCTGGCCGAGATGACCCGGATGGGCCTGCCGGTCCCGCCGGGGTTCACCGTGAGCACCGAGGCCTGCCGGGAGTACCTGCGCACCGGCAAGCTGCCGCCCGGGCTGCCGGCTGAGGTCGAGAACCACCTGCGGCTGGTACAGGAGCGTACCGGCAAGGTCTTCGGCGACGCCCACGACCCGCTGCTGCTGTCGGTCCGGTCCGGGGCCAAGTTCTCGATGCCCGGGATGATGGAGACGATCCTGGACATCGGGCTCAACGACAGCACCGTCGCCGGGCTCGCGCGGCGCAGCTCCGACGGCCGGTTCGCCTGGGACTCCTACCGGCGGCTGATCCAGATGTTCGGCCGTACCGTGATGGACGTGCCGGCGCAGGCCTTCGACGACGAGCTGGCCGCGCTCGGTGGCCTCGAGGCGCAGTTGAGCATCGAACAGCTGCAGGACCTCGTCACGTCGTACCAGAAGGTCTTCCATGCCCACACCGGGCGGGACTTCCCGCAGGCGCCGCACGAACAGCTGTTCCTCGCGATCAGCGCGGTCTTCCGGTCGTGGAACGCCGAGCGGGCGCGGATCTACCGGCGCCAGGAACGCATCCCCGAGGACCTGGGCACCGCCGTCAACGTGATGGCGATGGTGTTCGGCAACCGCGGCGCGGACTCGGGCACCGGGGTGGCGTTCACCCGGGACCCGGCCACCGGCCGGCGCGGCAGCTACGGCGACTACCTGCAGAACGCCCAGGGCGAGGACGTGGTCGCCGGCATCCGCAACACCGTCGGGCTGACCGAGCTGGCCACCATCGACCCGGCCAGCCACGTCCAGCTGCTGTCCATCATGGAACGGCTGGAGCAGCGGTACCGCGACCTGTGCGACATCGAGTTCACCATCGAGAACGGCAAGCTGTGGATGCTGCAGACCCGGGTCGGCAAGCGCACCCCGGCCGCCGCGTTCGTCATCGCCGCCCAGCTGGTCGACGAGGGCACCATCACGCTCGACGAGGCGCTGCAGCGGGTCAGCGGGGAGCAGCTCGCCCAGCTGATGTTCCCCAGCTTCGACACCACGGCGGCTCCCCCGCCGCTGACCACCGGCGTCCCGGCGTCGCCCGGCGCGGCCGTGGGCGCGATCGTGTTCGACTCGGCCGCCGCTGCCGCCAGCGCCGAGCCGGTCATCCTGGTGCGCCGCGAGACCAACCCCGACGACCTGCCCGGCATGATCGCGGCGCAGGGCATCCTCACCTCCCGGGGCGGCAAGACCTCGCACGCCGCCGTGGTGGCCCGGGGCATGGGCAAGACCTGTGTCTGCGGTGCCGACGAGCTGACGATCGACGGGGGCACCCTGAGCGTCGGCGGTCGCACCCTGCACGCGGGCGATGTCATCTCGATCGACGGCACCACCGGCAAGGTCTACCCGGGCTCGGTGCCGGTGCACCCGTCGGCGGTGGTGCGGCTGTTCGAGGGTGAGCTGACCGCGCACGGCGACCCGCTGCTGTCGGCGGTGCACCGGCTGATGGTGCACGCCGGGTACACCGCCCGGCTGGGCGTGCACGCCAATGCCGACACCGCCGCCGACGCCGCGCGGGCCCGCCGGTTCGGCGCCACCGGCGTGGGGCTGTGCCGCACCGAGCACATGTTCCTGGGCGCGCGCCGGCAACTGGTGGAGCGGCTCATCCTGGCCGGCGACGACGCCGAGCGCGAAGCGGCCCTGGCGGCGCTGCTGCCGTTGCAGCGCACCGACTTCGAGGAGCTGTTCGCCGCGATGGACGGCCTGCCGGTGACCGTGCGGCTGATCGACCCGCCGCTGCACGAGTTCCTGCCGCCGCTGGAGGACCTGACCGCGCGGGTGGCCCGGGCCGAGGCGCTGGGCGAGGACCCGGGGCGGGACGGGCTGCTGCTGACCGCCGTGCGGCGGATGCACGAGCAGAACCCGATGCTCGGGCTGCGTGGCGTACGCCTCGGTCTGGTGATCCCGGGTCTGTTCGCGATGCAGGTCCGCGCGATCGCCCAGGCCGCGGCGGCCCGGGTCGCCGCGGGCGGCGACCCGCGGCCGGAGATCATGGTCCCGCTGGTCGGCGCGGTTCAGGAGCTGGAGACGGTACGGTCGGAGGCCGAGACGGTGCTGGCCGGCGTGCCCGGCACCCCGCCCATCCGGATCGGCACCATGATCGAGGTGCCCCGGGCCGCGCTGACCGCCGGGGAGATCGCCGGCGCCGCCGAGTTCTTCTCCTTCGGCACCAACGACCTGACCCAGATGACCTGGGGCTTCTCCCGCGACGACGTGGAGGGCGCGTTCTTCGGCCGCTACCTGCAGCTGGGCGTGTTCGCCGCCTCGCCGTTCGAGACCATCGACACCGCCGGGGTGGGCGAGCTGGTGCGCATCGCGGTGGAGCGCGGCCGCGCCACCCGGCCGGACCTGACCGTGGGGGTCTGCGGCGAGCACGGCGGTGACCCCGCCTCGGTGCGCTTCTTCGCCGGTGCCGGGCTGGACTACGTGTCCTGCTCGCCGTTCCGGGTGCCGATCGCCCGGCTCGAAGCCGGCCGCGCCGCCGTGCAGGCGTCCGGTTCGGACAGCAGATGA
- a CDS encoding CBS domain-containing protein: MRTWTVDDVMTKAVVSVPQTASYREVVDLLIERHFSAVPVVDDFQRVTGVVSEADLLRKIEYAGAEQPRLFEGRRRRGQRAKALAGTAADLMSSPAVSAPAGTPVAAAARLMDDEDVKRLPVIDDLGRLVGIVTRGDLLKVHLRPDEDLEADIRTGVLVLLGDEAGSVSAAVDGGVVTLTGRVDRWSSADLAARLIRQIPGVVQVVDEVTFAFDDRQILTSGMGFGVA, translated from the coding sequence ATGAGGACCTGGACAGTGGACGACGTGATGACCAAGGCTGTGGTGTCCGTGCCGCAGACCGCCTCGTACCGGGAAGTGGTCGATCTGTTGATCGAGCGGCACTTCAGTGCCGTCCCGGTGGTGGACGACTTCCAGCGGGTGACCGGCGTGGTCTCCGAGGCCGACCTGCTGCGCAAGATCGAGTACGCCGGCGCGGAGCAGCCGCGGTTGTTCGAGGGCCGCCGCCGTCGCGGGCAGCGCGCCAAGGCCCTGGCCGGCACCGCCGCCGACCTGATGAGCAGCCCGGCGGTGAGCGCGCCGGCCGGCACCCCGGTGGCCGCGGCCGCCCGGCTGATGGACGACGAGGACGTCAAACGGCTGCCGGTGATCGACGACCTGGGCCGGCTGGTCGGCATCGTGACCCGAGGCGACCTGCTCAAGGTGCACCTGCGCCCGGACGAGGACCTCGAGGCGGACATCCGCACCGGCGTGCTCGTGCTGCTCGGCGACGAGGCCGGGTCGGTCAGCGCGGCGGTGGACGGCGGTGTGGTGACGCTGACCGGCCGGGTCGACCGCTGGTCGTCCGCCGACCTGGCCGCGCGGCTGATCCGCCAGATCCCGGGCGTGGTCCAGGTCGTCGACGAGGTGACCTTCGCCTTCGACGACCGGCAGATCCTGACCAGCGGCATGGGGTTCGGTGTGGCCTGA
- a CDS encoding Crp/Fnr family transcriptional regulator, whose translation MPLSVFDLLAVHRCTAGLPAAWLHRLAPAGRPVFQPTGRRLFREDGAADRFWLIHSGSVAIDFHVPGRGDIVIERAGAGSLLGWSWVRKPYRWRFGAVTAEDLRAVEFDAGRVRALMAEDPALGRELTGLVLDVVAERLQTARHRMVELYAYPAQADGPSD comes from the coding sequence ATGCCGTTGAGCGTCTTCGACCTGCTGGCCGTGCACCGCTGCACCGCCGGCCTCCCGGCCGCCTGGCTGCACCGGCTGGCCCCGGCCGGGCGGCCGGTGTTCCAGCCCACCGGCCGGCGGCTGTTCCGCGAGGACGGTGCCGCCGACCGGTTCTGGCTGATCCACTCCGGATCGGTGGCGATCGACTTCCACGTGCCCGGCCGCGGCGACATCGTGATCGAACGGGCCGGCGCGGGCAGCCTGCTCGGCTGGTCCTGGGTGCGCAAGCCGTACCGCTGGCGGTTCGGCGCGGTCACCGCCGAGGACCTCCGCGCGGTCGAGTTCGACGCGGGCCGGGTGCGCGCGCTGATGGCCGAGGACCCGGCGCTGGGCCGCGAGCTGACCGGGCTGGTCCTCGACGTCGTGGCCGAGCGGCTGCAGACCGCGCGGCACCGGATGGTCGAGCTGTACGCCTATCCCGCGCAGGCAGATGGTCCCAGCGACTAG
- a CDS encoding phosphoketolase, with protein sequence MLAEPDETDLERLDAWWRAANYLTIGQIYLQGNPLLRRELRPEDIKPRLLGHWGTSPGLSLIYAHVSRLIRHTGQQAIYLAGPGHGGPALVAAGYLEGTYSEIYPRVSQDEEGLLRLFRQFSAPGGIPSHVSVTTPGSIHEGGELGYVLVHAFGAVMDNPDLLAIAVVGDGEAETGPLEGSWKGISFINPARDGAVLPILHLNGAKIAGPTVLARKDRAEVRSLLQGHGYDVIEVEGDDLPGMHHRFAAALAQAWGRIRDIQRDARDGEWDGSRPHWPLIVLRSPKGWTGPAEVDGVRVTGTWRSHQVPLSGVKDNPEHLAILESWLRSYRPEELFDATGAPTALVRDAAPAGELRMSATPHANGGVLTKDLDLPDFRDYAVDVAEPARLRAESTRKLGEMMRDIYRRNPETFRLFCPDETNSNRLGAVFEVSDRGFMEHVTDADVQIGRDGRVMEVLSEHNCHGWLEGYNLTGRHGMFATYEAFAMVSASQTVQHGKWLQEAKNLPWRAKVPSLNVLLTSTAWRNDHNGFSHQGPGLIQVVLTQRGDVARVYLPPDANTLLSVADHCFRSRSYINLIVIDKQPQLQWLTMDEAVEHCARGAGIWEWAGTDDGTSDPDIVLACAGDVVTMETVAAAQILKERLPGLKVRVVNVVDLMTLVRPKDHPHGMSGTMFTELFTDTVDVVFSFHGYPGAIHQLVHGRPDADRFRVRGFIEQGTTTTPFDMTVRNKASRYHLVMDAINNSRRLPRGASALKEWCKAQLARHEQYVVEHLEDMPEVRDWSLGDWAARG encoded by the coding sequence ATGCTCGCCGAACCCGACGAGACCGACCTGGAACGGCTCGACGCCTGGTGGCGCGCCGCCAACTACTTGACCATCGGTCAGATCTACCTGCAGGGCAACCCGCTACTGCGCCGGGAGCTGAGGCCGGAGGACATCAAGCCGCGGCTGCTCGGGCACTGGGGCACCAGCCCCGGCCTGTCGCTGATCTACGCGCACGTGTCGCGGCTGATCCGGCACACCGGCCAGCAGGCGATCTACCTGGCCGGCCCGGGGCACGGCGGCCCGGCGCTGGTGGCGGCCGGCTATCTCGAGGGGACCTACAGCGAGATCTATCCGCGGGTCAGCCAGGACGAGGAGGGCTTGCTGCGGCTGTTCCGCCAGTTCAGCGCGCCCGGCGGCATCCCCAGCCACGTCTCGGTGACCACGCCCGGATCGATCCACGAGGGCGGCGAGCTCGGCTACGTGCTGGTGCACGCGTTCGGCGCGGTGATGGACAACCCGGACCTGCTGGCGATCGCCGTGGTCGGCGACGGTGAGGCCGAGACCGGCCCGCTCGAGGGCTCGTGGAAGGGCATCTCGTTCATCAACCCGGCCCGCGACGGCGCGGTGCTGCCCATCCTGCACCTCAACGGCGCCAAGATCGCCGGCCCGACGGTGCTGGCCCGCAAGGACCGCGCCGAGGTGCGCTCGCTGCTGCAGGGCCACGGCTACGACGTCATCGAGGTCGAGGGCGACGACCTGCCCGGCATGCATCACCGTTTCGCCGCCGCGCTGGCCCAGGCCTGGGGCCGCATCCGGGACATACAGCGGGATGCGCGCGACGGTGAGTGGGACGGCAGCCGCCCGCACTGGCCGCTGATCGTCCTGCGCAGCCCCAAGGGCTGGACCGGGCCCGCCGAGGTCGACGGCGTGCGGGTGACCGGCACGTGGCGGTCGCACCAGGTGCCGCTGTCCGGCGTCAAGGACAACCCCGAGCACCTGGCGATCCTGGAGAGCTGGCTGCGGTCGTACCGTCCGGAGGAGCTCTTCGACGCGACCGGCGCGCCCACCGCCCTGGTCCGCGACGCGGCTCCGGCGGGGGAGCTGCGGATGAGCGCGACCCCACACGCCAACGGCGGCGTGCTCACCAAGGACCTCGACCTGCCGGACTTCCGCGACTACGCGGTCGACGTGGCCGAGCCGGCCCGGCTGCGCGCGGAGTCCACCCGCAAGCTCGGCGAGATGATGCGCGACATCTACCGCCGCAACCCCGAGACGTTCCGGCTGTTCTGCCCCGACGAGACCAACAGCAACCGGCTCGGCGCGGTGTTCGAGGTCTCCGACCGCGGCTTCATGGAACACGTCACCGACGCCGACGTGCAGATCGGCCGGGACGGGCGGGTCATGGAGGTGCTCTCGGAGCACAACTGCCACGGCTGGCTGGAGGGTTACAACCTCACCGGCCGGCACGGCATGTTCGCCACCTACGAGGCCTTCGCCATGGTGAGCGCATCGCAGACGGTCCAGCACGGCAAGTGGCTGCAGGAGGCCAAGAACCTGCCGTGGCGGGCCAAGGTGCCCAGCCTCAACGTGCTGCTCACCTCGACCGCCTGGCGCAACGACCACAACGGCTTCTCGCACCAGGGCCCCGGGCTGATCCAGGTGGTGCTCACCCAGCGCGGTGACGTCGCCCGGGTCTACCTGCCGCCGGACGCGAACACCCTGCTGTCGGTGGCCGACCACTGCTTCCGCTCCCGCTCGTACATCAACCTGATCGTCATCGACAAGCAGCCGCAGCTGCAGTGGCTCACCATGGACGAGGCCGTCGAGCACTGCGCGCGCGGCGCCGGCATCTGGGAGTGGGCGGGCACCGACGACGGCACCAGCGACCCCGACATCGTGCTGGCCTGCGCCGGCGACGTGGTCACCATGGAGACCGTGGCGGCGGCCCAGATCCTCAAGGAGAGACTGCCCGGTCTGAAGGTCCGGGTGGTCAACGTGGTCGACCTGATGACGCTCGTACGGCCGAAGGACCACCCGCACGGGATGAGCGGCACCATGTTCACCGAGCTGTTCACCGACACGGTCGACGTGGTCTTCTCCTTCCACGGCTACCCGGGCGCGATCCACCAGCTGGTGCACGGGCGCCCGGACGCCGACCGGTTCCGGGTGCGCGGCTTCATCGAGCAGGGCACCACCACCACGCCGTTCGACATGACCGTGCGCAACAAGGCGTCGCGTTACCACCTGGTGATGGACGCGATCAACAACAGCCGGCGGTTGCCGCGCGGGGCCAGCGCCCTCAAGGAGTGGTGCAAGGCCCAGCTCGCCCGGCACGAGCAGTACGTCGTCGAGCACCTGGAGGACATGCCCGAGGTGCGCGACTGGTCGCTGGGCGACTGGGCGGCCCGCGGCTGA
- a CDS encoding nitroreductase family protein, giving the protein MARTVVAPPRPVLTDSVQAAVLAPSLHNSQPWQFRIGGDTVEVYADRRRCLAVLDPTGREMLLSVGAAIFNLRVELRRQGFRTTVALFPDPMRPSLVARVRAVAEAAPPRAAEALGEAIPHRHTNRWPYACTAIPADTLDHLIDAARREGAVLTVAGAVVRNAVVAAAQSADHRLHSRAGYRAELDRWAAPRPDRRDGIPAWAMGPADALGAVPVRVFASPATAPLPVERFEPYPTILLLATSGDSAFDQVRAGQAVQRVLLTATWLGLATMPISQPVEIPAVRRTLGDFVQIVLRVGYGRVVRPTPRRPLGEVLLPGLSADGTTEPAGEPGSATPRSVP; this is encoded by the coding sequence ATGGCCCGCACCGTGGTCGCACCGCCGCGACCGGTGCTGACGGACAGCGTGCAAGCTGCCGTCCTGGCACCGTCGCTGCACAACAGCCAGCCCTGGCAGTTCCGGATCGGCGGCGACACGGTCGAGGTGTACGCCGACCGCCGGCGCTGCCTGGCCGTGCTCGACCCGACCGGCCGCGAGATGCTGCTCAGCGTCGGTGCGGCGATCTTCAACCTGCGGGTCGAGCTGCGGCGGCAGGGTTTTCGTACCACGGTCGCGCTGTTCCCGGACCCGATGCGGCCGAGCCTGGTCGCCCGGGTGCGCGCCGTGGCCGAGGCAGCCCCGCCCCGCGCGGCCGAGGCCCTCGGCGAGGCCATCCCGCACCGGCACACCAACCGCTGGCCGTACGCCTGCACGGCCATCCCCGCCGACACCCTCGACCATCTCATCGACGCCGCCCGCCGCGAGGGCGCCGTGCTGACCGTGGCCGGTGCCGTGGTGCGCAACGCTGTGGTCGCCGCCGCGCAGTCGGCCGACCACCGCCTGCACAGCCGCGCGGGCTACCGCGCCGAGCTGGACCGCTGGGCCGCTCCCCGGCCCGACCGCCGCGACGGCATCCCGGCGTGGGCGATGGGCCCGGCGGACGCGCTCGGGGCGGTGCCGGTGCGAGTGTTCGCTTCGCCGGCGACCGCACCGTTGCCGGTCGAGCGGTTCGAGCCGTACCCGACAATCTTGCTCCTGGCCACTTCCGGCGACAGCGCGTTCGACCAGGTGCGGGCCGGGCAGGCGGTGCAGCGGGTGCTGCTGACCGCCACCTGGCTCGGGCTGGCCACCATGCCGATCAGCCAGCCCGTGGAGATCCCCGCGGTGCGCCGCACCCTGGGCGACTTCGTGCAGATCGTGCTGCGGGTCGGTTACGGCCGCGTGGTGCGCCCGACCCCGCGCCGCCCGCTCGGGGAGGTGCTGCTGCCCGGCCTCAGCGCCGACGGTACGACGGAGCCAGCCGGTGAACCGGGGTCGGCAACCCCTCGTAGCGTGCCTTGA
- a CDS encoding NUDIX domain-containing protein, with product MPEIVVAALVREGRVLLVHRGPNRQVHPGVWDLPGGHVEAGETELGALAREMHEELGVRVTTGSATHLCRLDVGRGEESVRFSAWLVGEWEGTPANVAPDEHDEIRWFRPAEVPPLIHEPVRTALLEAMRGARA from the coding sequence ATGCCTGAGATCGTCGTCGCGGCGCTGGTTCGCGAAGGCCGGGTCCTGCTCGTCCACCGAGGTCCGAACCGTCAGGTCCACCCGGGCGTGTGGGATCTGCCGGGCGGGCACGTCGAGGCAGGCGAGACAGAGCTGGGCGCGCTCGCCAGAGAGATGCACGAGGAACTGGGCGTCCGGGTGACAACAGGCTCAGCTACCCACCTGTGTCGACTGGACGTTGGCCGCGGCGAGGAATCCGTGCGGTTCAGCGCCTGGCTTGTCGGTGAGTGGGAGGGGACACCGGCAAACGTCGCCCCCGACGAACACGACGAGATCCGTTGGTTCCGGCCTGCGGAGGTGCCGCCGCTCATTCACGAACCCGTGCGCACGGCGTTGCTGGAAGCGATGCGGGGTGCCCGCGCCTGA